The Tigriopus californicus strain San Diego chromosome 5, Tcal_SD_v2.1, whole genome shotgun sequence genome includes a region encoding these proteins:
- the LOC131880504 gene encoding putative inorganic phosphate cotransporter, whose amino-acid sequence MDQSPLSSNEEEDTQRLVDQSARSKETKWYTSARYVLVFMACLGFANVYAMRVNLSVAIVSMVNQTAINQNNTNDDNSTDVCPVPVIQNTTIITPTDGPFDWDEAKQGLVLGSFFYGYVVTQYPGGRLAEHFGAKWIFGIGILVTSVFTILTPIAAKTNFALLITVRIIEGLGEGVTFPVMLALLSKWAPPNERSIMTSLSYGGAALGTILAMPLTGIVCEYLGWEAVFYIFGAVGVLWFVFWCFLVYDSPEGHPRINEDEKIYILSSLDQDPTVGSGERNTTTPSVPWKELLTSGPFYAILVTHVCQSFGYYVLLTELPTYMSNILRFDIKSNALLSAVPYIFAWLISIACPILADILIRREILTRTAARKVFNTIATVGPGLSLIGAAYSGCNYILTIALLTLAVGSNGAIYTGEQSNILDIAPNFAGTIMGITNTISNFTGFLAPQLTGLIINHNETLSSWRLVFFLAAGINILGDVIYVVFGSANEQPWNNPRQLLS is encoded by the exons ATGGATCAATCTCCTTTGTCCTCCAATGAAGAGGAGGATACCCAACGGTTGGTGGATCAAAGTGCCCGCTCCAAAGAGACCAAATGGTACACGAGTGCGCGGTATGTGCTGGTATTCATGGCGTGTTTGGGCTTTGCCAATGTGTACGCCATGAGGGTCAACCTTTCGGTGGCTATTGTCTCTATGGTGAACCAAACGGCAATTAACCAGAATAACACGAATGACGACAACAGCACGGATGTCTGTCCAGTACCTGTCATCCAAAATACAACCATAATCACGCCCACCGATG GCCCATTTGATTGGGATGAAGCCAAACAAGGCTTGGTTCTGGGATCATTTTTCTACGGATACGTAGTGACTCAATATCCCGGAGGCCGTTTGGCTGAGCACTTTGGTGCCAAGTGGATTTTTGGCATAGGAATTCTGGTGACCTCCGTTTTCACGATCCTAACTCCAATAGCGGCCAAGACCAACTTTGCTCTACTCATCACAGTTCGGATCATTGAAGGTTTAGGGGAAGGCGTGACCTTTCCGGTGATGCTTGCTCTCCTATCCAAATGGGCTCCACCCAACGAGAGAAGTATTATGACAAGTCTCTCGTACGGAGGAGCCGCGTTGGGGACAATTTTGGCCATGCCATTGACAGGGATCGTCTGTGAATATCTGGGTTGGGAGGCGGTGTTTTACATCTTCGGGGCTGTAGGCGTGCTGTGGTTTGTGTTTTGGTGTTTTCTGGTTTATGACTCGCCGGAAGGCCACCCCAGGATCAATGAAGACGAAAAGATCTACATCTTGAGCTCCCTTGACCAGGACCCCACAGTTGGTTCTGGTGAAAGAAATACGACAACTCCATCTGTGCCCTGGAAAGAGCTTCTAACTAGTGGTCCATTCTACGCGATTCTTGTGACTCATGTGTGTCAAAGCTTTGGCTACTACGTACTTCTGACCGAACTACCTACCTACATGAGCAACATCCTCCGATTCGACATCAAATCTAATGCCTTACTTTCGGCCGTTCCGTACATTTTTGCATGGTTAATTTCCATTGCTTGCCCTATTTTGGCAGATATTTTGATCCGCAGGGAAATTCTAACACGAACCGCGGCCAGAAAAGTATTTAACACTATCGCGACTGTTGGCCCTGGCTTGTCGTTGATTGGGGCTGCGTACTCTGGTTGTAACTACATCTTGACAATTGCATTGTTGACTTTGGCGGTGGGTTCAAATGGAGCCATTTACACTGGTGAACAATCCAACATTCTTGACATCGCACCAAATTTCGCTGGAACTATCATGGGCATCACTAACACCATCTCGAACTTTACAGGATTTCTTGCACCCCAG CTGACTGGTCTCATAATCAACCACAATGAAACCCTATCCTCATGGAGACTGGTCTTTTTCCTAGCCGCAGGGATCAACATTCTTGGCGATGTGATTTACGTCGTTTTTGGAAGTGCTAACGAGCAGCCCTGGAACAACCCAAGACAACTTCTCTCGTGA
- the LOC131881408 gene encoding protein ref(2)P-like: MMIAGEDHEPRRPDQYGQQQAFKIYFDPSVIRRFCLSIPVHFQDLEQAVFNRENTSSAVSEGMLKYEDSDGDRICLTNDTDLVEMMREPNHVYKIYVDEPKEGNAVEVQNALGGLHANVVCMCCHGLVAGFRYKCMVCPDFDICGRCESRASHPGHDMIRICNPIFQYPPHFFVRIHRFYERLNLGSPSKIRSPTTSAPGLEPMAKDLLDEELDSPDIQSLVINESFPQETNLLPSIEELTKHMQILAEQDVPKQLEMAELDHKIQSEPLTPKPENAPDQSEKCDSYTEEPLRMSRTVSVDPINLESKVQCQTMSDPTECKAEDTNLKSEEPMEYESIQTLQEEIDKLLEPLSKEPIKSLDSRRASFSKSTSSSVSSSPFELCEIPQRDIIIEKAIVEDTGKRERETGYSSEEEFKATPSKSARKTSNESTKAQQVLFDEITVAEVTEEVCEENLEEDAEEVEEDEYEYEYEYEDEEGEDAEYEEEGEEEEEEEENDPQQRQPSWHGTSSELEKEAPREVKIRLESPTKPSKTRPTSSIANEVDKYVFSSSKMELRRALHRAGIDSSIFNESEALKQKEPAKSYSKPGYEPIWKGSSGSESISNPYSSYSSYGLYKPGMGVSSKISDARDQMLAMGFSDDDGWLTQLITMKRGNIDEVLDVLAPVSKS, from the exons ATGATGATCGCGGGGGAGGATCACGAACCTAGAAGGCCCGATCAATATGGACAACAGCAAGCGTTTAAGATCTACTTTGATCCCTCCGTCATCCGACGGTTCTGCTTGTCGATTCCAGTGCACTTCCAAGATTTGGAACAAGCCGTTTTCAATCGGGAGAACACCTCCAGTGCAGTGAGTGAAGGAATGCTGAAGTACGAGGACTCAGATGGAGATCGGATTTGTCTCACGAACGATACGGATCTAGTGGAAATGATGCGGGAACCA AACCATGTTTACAAGATCTATGTCGATGAGCCCAAGGAAGGCAATGCCGTGGAGGTTCAAAATGCATTGGGCGGCCTCCATGCCAATGTTGTGTGCATGTGCTGTCACGGTCTAGTGGCAGGCTTCCGATATAAGTGCATGGTCTGTCCAGATTTTGACATATGTGGAAG ATGTGAGAGCAGAGCCAGCCATCCTGGTCACGATATGATCCGAATATGCAATCCAATCTTCCAATATCCGCCCCATTTTTTTGTCAGGATACACAG ATTTTATGAGCGATTAAATCTGGGCTCCCCATCAAAGATTAGATCACCCACAACTTCCGCCCCAGGTTTGGAACCAATGGCCAAAGATCTTCTTGACGAGGAACTAGACAGTCCTGACATTCAATCCTTGGTCATAAACGAGTCGTTTCCACAGGAGACCAATCTCCTACCGTCAATTGAAGAACTCACCAAACACATGCAGATATTGGCCGAACAAGACGTTCCAAAACAGCTTGAAATGGCCGAGCTTGACCACAAAATTCAGTCAGAACCATTAACCCCAAAGCCCGAAAATGCCCCAGACCAGTCAGAGAAATGTGATAGTTATACTGAGGAGCCCTTGAGGATGTCAAGAACGGTTTCAGTGGATCCAATTAACTTGGAATCCAAAGTTCAATGCCAAACGATGTCAGATCCAACGGAATGTAAGGCGGAAGATACAAACCTGAAATCAGAGGAACCCATGGAATACGAGTCAATTCAAACTCTTCAAGAAGAGATTGACAAACTCTTGGAACCTCTCTCCAAGGAGCCCATCAAGAGTTTGGACTCTCGTAGAGCCTCATTCTCAAAGTCGACCAGTAGCAGCGTTTCCTCCAGTCCATTTGAGTTGTGCGAAATCCCACAACGAGACATCATAATTGAGAAGGCCATCGTTGAGGATACGGGCAAACGAGAACGTGAGACGGGCTATTCGTCTGAGGAAGAGTTTAAGGCCACTCCATCCAAATCGGCCAGAAAAACGTCCAACGAAAGTACCAAAGCCCAGCAAGTTCTGTTCGATGAAATCACCGTGGCTGAAGTCACGGAGGAAGTTTGTGAGGAGAATCTCGAGGAGGATGCGGAGGAGGTGGAAGAGGATGAATATGAATATGAATATGAGTATGAAGATGAGGAGGGAGAGGACGCAGAGTACGAAGAGGAAggggaggaagaagaagaagaagaggaaaatgatcCTCAGCAAAGGCAACCAAGTTGGCATGGAACGTCCAGCGAGTTGGAAAAGGAAGCACCTAGAGAGGTGAAGATTAGATTGGAATCTCCGACAAAGCCATCAAAAACCAGACCGACATCATCGATTGCCAATGAGGTCGACAAATACGTATTCTCTTCGTCGAAGATGGAATTAAGACGAGCCCTCCATCGGGCCGGCATTGATTCCTCCATCTTCAACGAGTCTGAAGCGCTGAAACAGAAAGAACCGGCCAAAAGCTACTCCAAACCGGGATACGAACCAATTTGGAAAGGCTCTTCAGGAAGTGAGAGCATTTCCAATCCTTACTCATCATATAGTAGCTATGGTCTGTATAAGCCGGGGATGGGCGTTTCAAGCAAGATTTCCGACGCCCGAGATCAAATGCTAGCCATGGGATTTTCCGACGACGACGGTTGGCTGACCCAATTGATCACAATGAAGAGAGGGAACATCGACGAGGTCTTGGACGTACTCGCCCCAGTCTCCAAATCTTAA
- the LOC131881410 gene encoding ecdysone receptor-like — MMNNPLSNVETRVFDIDQYSDETLEVLLSSSLNQGQTDGFHREGTLESNHPMDEGVFDFPDLFTTQLPEPQDFEVDLKELESFINEEDWTLNVSSTNGFPTYQHGSESSFSPQSTTYSHNRKFSRSSDEGISLSPESTNFSSSLGSPEDPDNLPTEAILQVNAVPEKSTDPTESEDNFPQSSMPPSDWDPEKCYICQEKAGKHNYYGGKACPSCRAFFRRAVQSKYYEIFFCNKGEKCEINLKTRRSCQFCRFKKCLDSGMRVAWVLPDGERNRRFNKLRKSVQKNKTQMEAEKKAAAEKSKMPLQVRGVLPGEIDMIRGVHLKVDNLGAKSLREFILTQPDFMKKLANFSYFGGQPDMAFIQRFQLMCDKFAHFVMTTSDEFKMLSFGDRRQLVEVNGPLLNRFKCSVTIQETNSCLVNGIEQATKSGEFPYLNDIAHKLEMLNMSDRKPILAYNQFYASPWASSKEAEGRYFNLMIKMKAWPRDNITSPVDDIQMTLAKMIIAFTPDFLDLEQRAVVESIQMKYVGMLHRYLTFRYGAKAATTRLASGLMMSTYAREAQGIVTGC; from the exons ATGATGAACAATCCACTGAGCAATGTGGAAACTCGAGtgtttgacattgatcagTATAGTGATGAGACCTTGGAGGTGTTGCTCTCTAGTTCCTTGAATCAAGGTCAAACGGACGGCTTTCATCGCGAAGGGACATTGGAATCCAATCATCCTATGGATGAGGGCGTATTTGACTTCCCTGATCTCTTCACTACTCAGTTACCAGAGCCGCAAGATTTTGAGGTCGACCTTAAGGAATTGGAGTCGTTTATCAATGAAGAGGATTGGACGTTGAACGTATCGTCTACAAATGGCTTTCCCACCTATCAGCATGGATCTGAATCCTCATTTTCGCCCCAAAGTACGACTTACTCCCACAACCGCAAGTTTTCCAGGTCATCCGATGAAGGGATCTCACTATCGCCCGAATCGACAA ATTTCAGTTCCAGTTTGGGAAGTCCGGAAGATCCGGACAATCTTCCCACGGAAGCCATATTGCAAGTCAACGCTGTGCCTGAGAAATCCACAGATCCTACAGAGTCCGAGGATAATTTTCCCCAATCATCAATGCCACCCTCGGATTGGGATCCCGAGAAATGCTACATATGCCAAGAAAAGGCTGGAAAACATAACTATTACGGGGGCAAGGCTTGTCCGAGCTGTCGGGCATTCTTCCGAAGAGCAGTCCAAAGTAAATACTACGAAATCTTCTTCTGCaacaaaggagaaaaatgtgaaattaaTCTCAAAACCCGGCGATCTTGCCAGTTTTGTCGCTTCAAGAAGTGCTTGGACTCTGGGATGCGGGTGGCTTGGGTGTTGCCGGATGGCGAGAGAAACCGGCGGTTCAACAAGCTTCGAAAATCTgttcaaaagaacaaaacccAAATGGAAGCAGAGAAGAAAGCGGCAGCGGAAAAATCTAAAATGCCCCTGCAAGTCCGGGGCGTCTTGCCGGGCGAAATTGACATGATCCGAGGGGTTCATTTAAAAGTTGATAACTTGGGAGCCAAAAGTTTGAGAGAGTTCATCCTAACCCAACCTGACTTTATGAAAAAGTTGGCCAATTTCAGTTACTTCGGAGGACAACCCGACATGGCATTCATTCAGAGGTTCCAGTTAATGTGTGACAAGTTTGCCCATTTTGTCATGACCACCTCGGATGAGTTCAAAATGCTATCTTTTGGCGATAGACGCCAATTGGTCGAGGTCAACGGTCCGCTTCTGAACCGATTCAAGTGCTCAGTAACCATTCAAGAGACAAATTCATGCTTGGTCAATGGCATCGAACAAGCCACGAAATCCGGAGAATTCCCCTATCTCAATGATATTGCCCACAAACTCGAAATGCTCAACATGAGTGATCGCAAACCCATTTTAGCCTACAACCAATTCTACGCCTCCCCATGGGCCTCATCCAAAGAAGCCGAAGGCCGTTACTTCAACCtcatgatcaaaatgaaagcttggCCCCGAGATAACATCACCAGCCCCGTGGATGATATCCAAATGACGCTCGCCAAGATGATCATCGCCTTCACTCCGGATTTTCTGGATCTCGAGCAAAGAGCCGTGGTGGAATCAATCCAAATGAAGTATGTTGGAATGCTGCACAGATACTTAACATTCCGCTATGGAGCCAAAGCAGCCACCACAAGGCTGGCTAGCGGTCTCATGATGTCAACCTATGCTAGAGAGGCCCAAGGTATTGTCACAGGATGCTGA